TCGACATTTTCAATGCCTTTTCCTTCATCTGTAATAGCTATTTCTATAGAATCAGGATAAAGTTTACAATTCATTCTTATTTCCCCGGTTTCATTTTCATATCCATGGATTATAGCATTAGTTACTGCTTCAGATACAGCGGTCTTAACATCAGCCAATTCTTCTACAGTAGGGTCAAGTTGGGATGCAAAAGCTGCCGCCACAATCCTTGCAAAAGATTCATTACTCGATTTGCTTGGAAATATTAATGTCATTTCATTTATTGGTTTCATTTACTACTCCCCCCTAATCATTTTAACAGCACTATCTACCTCAGAATATATAGGAATTATACTAGATATTCCGGAAATATCCAATAAACGGATAACTTGCGGGTTAGAGCAGGCAATTGCGACTTTGCCGTTTATTTTTACAATATTTTTATAACGGCCCATTATTACTCCAATACCCGAACTGTCCATAAAAGTTAAGTTTGAAAAATCGAAAACTATATTTTTTGTGGTAGGTTTTATTATTTCATTTTCAATTTTCTGTTTTGCATATTCTGCAGTATGGTCATCTAACTCACCGTAAAGCCTCACAATAAGTGTATTACCTCTGTTAGATAATTTTATCTCCAACGTATATCCTCCTTTGGCTATTTTGGTTATTATTGTTAATAAGATATTCTCTTTTCCTTTTGAAATTCCTTCATAAAAAAATGAAAACTTTTGTTGAATATTGAAATATTGTCGCCACTAAACGACAAAAGTCAGGCTCTCTTGCTTGACTTTTGCTCTTTTTTTAAATCCATGCCGTCTTTTGCTATTTTTTCCAGCCTGCGGAGCCTATGGTTTACTCCCGATTTACCTAAAGGGGGCTCAAGCATTTCCCCAAGTTCCTTTAGGCTCGCATCACTATATTGCAATCTTAATTCAGCTATTTCCCTAAGGTTCTTCGGTAGTTTATCAAAACCTATATAATCTCTAATGTATTCAATATTCTGAATTTGCCTTACCGAAGCGTTTACTGTTTTTTCAAGATTTGCCGTTTCACAGTTCACTATCCTATTTACATTATTTCTCATGTCTTTAAGTATTCGGATATTTTCCATATTCAGTAAAGCTGAATGAGCTCCAATTATATTCAAGAAATCAACTATATGGTCTCCTTCTTTAAGATAAATAACATAATAACCCTTCCTCTTTATAATTTTAGCGTTTAAATTATAATCGCTAATCATCTCTTTCAACTCATAAGCCAGTAAGGGAAACCTGGTTGTCAATTCAATGTGGTAAGTTTTTTCAGGGTCACTGATAGACCCTCCTGCCAGAAATGCACCTCTCAAGTAAGACCTTTTGCAGCAGGAATTTGTAATAATTTTTTTCACATCCTGTACTATAGTGGGGAAATTCCGCCTTTCATCCATATTTAACTGTATATTTAAATCCTTAATAACCTTATTTGCGTTATTAGGGTCAGCTATTGTAAGTATATAAGAAGTATGTTTTTTCAGTTTTTTACCTTTCCTGCATTTTACTTCAACAGAAAAACCTAATAATTCCTTAAATAATAAATATGTTCTCCTTGCAAAAGCTGCATTTTCAGTAATTATTGTAATATCCATGCTATTATCTGTAAAACTTATTATCCCACCTATTGCAACAACTGCTGCCAATTCAGCTTTAAGGCAACATTCTTCCTTTATATTTATTCTACAAAGCTCATTTTTAACTAAAGAAGAAAATGACAAACCCTACACCCCCTCTAAAATATCCTCCACATACGCACGAAATACTTCTCCAACGCTCCAAGCCTGAGCTATACAACCGCGTGGAAAATAAGGCCGGTCTCCGTCAAATATTTCGGAAATTGTCCCTATACACCCATCTTTCATATGGTCCTTAAAAGGTTCTATAAACATTCGAACCTTTTCTGCAGGTAACCCCCTTTTCCCATAAACCTTTACAAAAGCAGTTATAAAATGTCCTGACAGCCATGCCCAGGAAGTGCCCTGGTGATATGCACTATCCCTATTATACTGGTCTCCTGTATATGTGCCCTTATATCCATCCTCTTTTGGTGAAAGGCTCCGTATTCCAAAGTCTGTATACAGTTCTTTTAATACCCTCCGGACAATTTTTTCGGCCTTTTCCCCTTCTATTACAGCATTAGTGATACTTACCGCCAGTATTTGGTTTGGACGTACTCTGCTGTCTTTAAAATCCTTTCCTATTACATCATAAAGGCACTGTCCTTCCTCATTCCAGAATGATTTTTCAAAATTTGCCTTAACTTTTTCTGCTATTTTATTGTAACAAGCTCCATCCTCTCCGAATCTGTCTGCCAGAGCCGAAATAACTTTTAAGGCATTATACCATAAGGCGTTTATCTCTACTGCCTTACCATGCCTTGGAGTAACAGCCAGGCCGCTGGCCTTTGCATCCATCCAGGTTAACTGGGTAGACAGGTCTCCGGCGGATATTAAAAAATCTTTTTCCATTTTAATGTGAAATTGAGTCCCATTCATATACGCATGTATAATTTCTTTTAGTGTTTTATAAATATGCTCCCTTATAAATAAATAATCTTTTGTGTAATCAGTATACTTGCTTACTGCCTCAAAATACCATAAGGAAGCATCTACAGTATTATATGCAGGAGAGTGGCCTGTGTCGGAAAACATATTTGGAAGAAGTCCATCCTTTACATATTGGGAAAATGTATACAATATTTGTCTTGCATCATCAAACCTCTTTGTAACCAGTGTAATACCCGGCAAGGCTATCATTGTATCCCTTCCCCAGTCGGTAAACCAGGGATATCCTGCAATAATTGTTTTTGAGCCGGTGGATTTTCTATAAACAATAAACTTATCAGCTGCTATGGTAAGTTTTTGGGCAAAATCATCCTTATAACCCGCTGTATCTAATAGAGCTTTTATCCTTTCTTTTTCTTTTTTAATTAAGACAAGGCCATCTCTTTCCTTTATCTCGTTTTCCAAGGTAGCAACAATAGTTACACGTTTTTCTTCATCAGGGCCTACCTCAACATCAAAATACCCGGGAATAAAGTGGTCTTCCAAAGGATACAAGCCTCTTTCCTGTTCAGCAGGATAATACATATTAATAAACCAGCAGTCATCCTTCAAGGTAAAATCAGCCTCGCTACAAGTAATTGTAATATTAATTCCCGCCAGATTGTAAGGATTTATTACAACCCCCCTTGGTATTTTGGACTTTTTAAAAATCATATGGCTTTTATTAGAATTGTGGTGGTAATTCCTGAAATTTACTAATGGAGTAAGCCTTAATTTTAAGCCCCTACTCCCATTAATTATACGGTATACTATGGCAACAGTATTCTCCCCATAAACCATTGTCACCTTTTTCTCTATAAAGACATCCTCAACATTATAGATAAAAACCGGTAAAGGGTCGTTTATAAACCGCTGCTGGTATTTAAAACCTTCCATTGTATAATCAGGAGTTCTAAAAGAATACAAGTTATAAGATTCATTACCTATCATTATTGTTTCATCAATTTTTGAAAGTATAAGGTGCCTCTCGACAGGAGGATTAAGAGAAGCTACAAGCAGGCCGTGGTACCTTCTTGTATTTGCTCCTATAACGGTCGAAGATGCATATCCTCCAATCCCGTTTGCCAACAACCACTCCTTCTCTATTCCTCTCTCAAAAGTCCTCCAGTTTTCTTTTCCAAGCTGCATACCAAGTACCTCGTTTCATTTCTTGCTTTATTTTAAGTCAACGCTCTTATTTTTTGCCTTTATCTCTTTCAATATCCCTGTGGTCAATTATTACACTATACTGCTTATCGGAAAGCGTCTGGTAAAGCAATTCTCCAATGGCCACAGACCTGTGCCTTCCGCCGGTACATCCTATACCTATTACCAGTTGTGATTTTCCTTCTTTTATATAGTTGGGTATTAAAAAGTCCAGCAAATCTATAAGCTTTTCAAAGAAAACTACAGTCAATTCATTATTCAAAACATAATCCTTTACTGCTTCGTTTTTACCGGTAAGTTTCCTCATAGATGGAATGTAGTAAGGATTGGATATGAACCTTACGTCAAAAACCAAATCACAATCTATAGGAATACCATATTTGAATCCAAAGGAGATAATGCTGATTATCATACCTTTGAATTCTTTGCCTTTTAAAAATATATTATTAATTTCTTCTTTTAACTGGGCCGGTGAAAGATTCGATGTATCTATTACATGGTCCGCACTCTTTTTTATTTCTTGAAGTATTTGTCTTTCTTCATTTATTCCGTCTATTACTCTCCCAGAATGGGCCAGGGGATGGCTTCTCCTGGTTTCTTTGTATCTTTTGACAAGGACATTGTTTGAAGCCTCAAGAAACAATATTTTATAATTAAATCCCAAATCTTTAAGAGCTTCAAGGCTGGGGAAAAAATCATTGAGAAGCTCTCGTCCTCTTACGTCAATAACAAGGGCTATTTTATTTATTTTACCACCGCTGCGGGAGACTATTTCTGCAAACTTAGGGATAAGTGCCGGAGGTAAATTATCAACGCAAAAGTATCCCAAATCCTCCATATATTTTGCAACCAGGCTCTTTCCCGCTCCGGATATTCCTGTTATTACTAAGAATTCCATTTGTACCTCCCAAAAATTTATCTTATGTCCTATTCCATTATTCCTCACCGACAATTTTTACTTCTGTCTCCAATTCCAATCCATATTTGTTTTTTATAGTATTTTGAATATATTTTATAACACTAATTACATCCTGAGCAGTAGCTCCACCGGTATTTACAATAAAACCGCAATGCTTCATTGAAACCTGTGCCCCGCCGATACTATACCCTTTCAGTCCGCACTCTTCTATAAGAGGTGCAGTGTAATACCCTTGAGGTCTCTTGAAAATACTCCCTGCACTGGGCATATCAAGAGGTTGGGTTTTTTTTCTTTTAGCCGTCAAGCATTCAATCTGCTCTCGTATCTTTGCCTTATCGTCTTTATAAAGTTTTAACCAGGATTTGAGAACTATACCCCCATCTTTTTGTATAAAGCTTGTTCTGTATCCGAACCGGTGTTGCTCCCCCTCCAGTGTTTTTATTTTACCATCAGGGCTTATGTACTGTGTTTTTATTACCACATCCTTCATTTCTCCTCCATAAGCACCGGCATTCATTGTAACAGCCCCGCCCAAGGTACCCGGTATGCCTGAAGCAAACTCCAAACCTGATAATGCATTTTCCAGGGCTATTAAAGAAAGCTCGGAAAGAAGTATTCCCGCTTCTGCTTCTATAACATTATCATGAATAGAATATTTATTTAGTTTTTCTCCTGTTTTTATAACAACTCCCCTTATTCCTTTATCCCTAACTACTAAGTTGGTACCGTTGCCCATAATAAAATACGGTACCCCTTCTTTTTTGCATAAATTCAATACTTTATCCAGCATGGAGATGTTTTCAGGGGTGACAAGTATGTCTGCAGGCCCTCCCACCTTAAATGAAGTATGGTTTTTCATAGGCTCATTTATTTTAATATTATCTTTTCCAACAATACCTTCTATAATTCTTACAAAATTTTTATCGGCCAAAAATTTCAGCTCCTTTATGCAACTTCACATTAACCACTATAATGTATATTATGCATCATTTTTTCTCCTGTTGATTTCTCTCATCATCCTTGCATTAATTCTCTCGTTCAAGACCTTCGCAGCATTATATCCCATACTTTTCTGCCTGTTATTCATTGCTGCCAGCTCTACAATTATTGCCAGGTTTCGTCCAGGCCTTACAGGTATTGTCAATGAAGGAACCATTATCCCTAATATATCCGTATAGTCTTCTTCAAGGCCTAATCTATCATAGCTTTTATTTTTATCCCATAGTTCCAAATGAATAACGAGGTTTACAGTCTCCTGGACTTTTACGGCTCCCATTCCATATAGGTTCTTCACGTCCAGTATTCCTATTCCTCTTATTTCTACAAAATGCCTTATGATGTCGGGAGCAGTACCAAGTAACGTAGTATTAGACACCCTTCTAATTTCAACAACATCATCTGCAATAAGCCTGTGTCCTCTCTTTACTAGTTCCATTGCAGTTTCACTTTTACCTACACCGCTTTCACCCAGTATGAGTATCCCTTCCCCGTATACTTCAACCATAACGCCATGTTTGATTATTCTCGGAGCTAGCTGCACATTTAAATATTTTATAAGTCCGCTTACAAAATTGGATGTTATGTCTTTAGTCCTCAGTATTGGAATTTGGTATTTAGATGAAACCTGCAGCATCTCATCAAAAATTTCCAATCCCCTTGTTACAACAAGACAAGGAAACCCCAATTTAAAATAGGCGTCCAGCCTTTTGTACCTTTCTTCAGGCAACATGGTTTTCAGGAAACTTGTTTCAACCATTCCCACTATTTGAATGCGGTCATTTCCGAAGTTTTCCATATACCCGGTAAGCTGAAGGCCTGGCCTGTTTATATCAGATGTGGTTATTACAATATCATCAATTATACTATGACCATTTATTGTTTCAAGCTGGAAATCGTCTATTACTTCCTTTAATGTAACCGAATACTCCTCTCTCATAGCCGAATACCCCCAGTTCACACTACATTAGTGGCGGATAGTTGAATATTTCTACCCCTTATAATACCCGTCATTTTAATGGCGGGTAATTTTAATCACTTACCTTTTCTACTTAAATATTCATCTATTGCAGCGGCGGCTTTTTTACCGGCCCCCATGGCAAGTATCACGGTCGCAGCACCCGTTACTGCATCTCCTCCTGCATAAATCCCATCAAGGCTTGTTGCTCCTGTTTCTTCATCAACTATAATTCCACCCCACTTATGGGTATCCAATCCTGGAGTGGTTGATTTTATTAATGGGTTAGGAGTTTGTCCTATAGCAATAATAACTGTATCCACATCCACTATATGCTCTGATCCCGGTTTTGGCACAGGTCTTCTTCTTCCTGAGCTGTCAGGCTCCCCTAATTCCATTTCAATACATTCCATGCCCTTTACCCATCCGTCTTCAGTGCCTATAATCCTTGTAGGATTTGTAAGGAGTTTAAATATAATCCCTTCTTCTCTCGCATGGTGAACTTCTTCCAGACGAGCAGGCATCTCAGCTTCCGATCTCCTATAAACAATGTATACCTTCTCAGCTTCAAGCCGCTTTGCACTTCTGGCAGCATCCATGGCAACATTACCGCCACCTACAACAGCTACATTTTTTCCTACCTTTACAGGAGTATCACATTCAGGGAACTTATATGCCTTCATCAGGTTGATCCTTGTAAGGAACTCATTGGCTGAATAAACTCCATTCAGGTTTTCTCCCGGTATCCCCATAAAACTGGGCAAGCCTGCACCTGTTCCAATAAAAACTGCTTCATAACCCTCATTTTTAAGTTCATCCAAGGTTAATACCTTGCCGATAACCATATTTGTTTTTATTTCAATGCCTAGTTGTTTTATTGTATCAATTTCTTTCTGTACCAAAGCTTTAGGAAGCCTGAATTCCGGTATTCCATACACTAAAACTCCGCCAGGCGTATGAAATGCTTCAAAAATAGTTACGTCATATCCCATTTTTGCTAAATCGCCTGCGCAAGTTAAACCTGCCGGGCCGGACCCAATTACCGCCACTTTCTTGTCTTTCTTTTCGATCTTTATCTCTTCGGTTTTTCCATTGCTCATATGCCAATCAGCAACAAACCTTTCAAGCCTTCCTATCGCTACAGGTTCTCCCTTTTTGCCCCGGATACAATATTTCTCACACTGGGTTTCCTGGGGACACACCCTACCGCAAATAGCAGGTAAACTATTTGTTTCTCTTATTTTTTGGTATGCTTCTTCAAATTTCCTTTCTGCTACAAGCGAAATAAATTCAGGTATTTTAACATTTACAGGACAACCCTCCATACAGGGTCTGTGTTTACAATTAAGGCACCTTTGTGCCTCTTCTATTGCCATTTCTTCAGTATACCCAAGCGCTACTTCAAGAAAATTCTTATTCCTTATATACGGATCCTGTTCCGGCATTTTTACTTTTTTTAAAGACATGTTAGGCATTCTTTATTCCCTCCAACCTGCAAGTATGTTGTTCCAAAGCTTTCTTTTCTTCTTCTTTATACATTTGCTGCCTTCTTATTGCTTCATCAAAATCCACTTCATGCCCGTCAAAGTCGGGGCCATCCACACATGCAAACTTCGTTTTCCCCCCAACCGTAACACGACATCCGCCACACATGCCTGTGCCGTCCACCATAATAGGGTTCATGCTTACTATCGTCTTTATGCCATATTCTTTTGTAATTCCGCTTACAACCTTCATCATTATTAAGGGGCCAATAGCAATGACTAAGTCATACTTATTACCCTCTTCAATAAGTTTCTTTAAAACGTCG
This DNA window, taken from Bacillota bacterium, encodes the following:
- a CDS encoding anti-sigma F factor, yielding MKPINEMTLIFPSKSSNESFARIVAAAFASQLDPTVEELADVKTAVSEAVTNAIIHGYENETGEIRMNCKLYPDSIEIAITDEGKGIENVDLARQPLYTSKPEMERSGMGFTVMETFMDKVEVITEVGKGTTVVMFKTFKSLMK
- the spoIIAA gene encoding anti-sigma F factor antagonist, with the protein product MEIKLSNRGNTLIVRLYGELDDHTAEYAKQKIENEIIKPTTKNIVFDFSNLTFMDSSGIGVIMGRYKNIVKINGKVAIACSNPQVIRLLDISGISSIIPIYSEVDSAVKMIRGE
- the whiA gene encoding DNA-binding protein WhiA — its product is MSFSSLVKNELCRINIKEECCLKAELAAVVAIGGIISFTDNSMDITIITENAAFARRTYLLFKELLGFSVEVKCRKGKKLKKHTSYILTIADPNNANKVIKDLNIQLNMDERRNFPTIVQDVKKIITNSCCKRSYLRGAFLAGGSISDPEKTYHIELTTRFPLLAYELKEMISDYNLNAKIIKRKGYYVIYLKEGDHIVDFLNIIGAHSALLNMENIRILKDMRNNVNRIVNCETANLEKTVNASVRQIQNIEYIRDYIGFDKLPKNLREIAELRLQYSDASLKELGEMLEPPLGKSGVNHRLRRLEKIAKDGMDLKKEQKSSKRA
- a CDS encoding glycogen debranching enzyme N-terminal domain-containing protein, whose protein sequence is MQLGKENWRTFERGIEKEWLLANGIGGYASSTVIGANTRRYHGLLVASLNPPVERHLILSKIDETIMIGNESYNLYSFRTPDYTMEGFKYQQRFINDPLPVFIYNVEDVFIEKKVTMVYGENTVAIVYRIINGSRGLKLRLTPLVNFRNYHHNSNKSHMIFKKSKIPRGVVINPYNLAGINITITCSEADFTLKDDCWFINMYYPAEQERGLYPLEDHFIPGYFDVEVGPDEEKRVTIVATLENEIKERDGLVLIKKEKERIKALLDTAGYKDDFAQKLTIAADKFIVYRKSTGSKTIIAGYPWFTDWGRDTMIALPGITLVTKRFDDARQILYTFSQYVKDGLLPNMFSDTGHSPAYNTVDASLWYFEAVSKYTDYTKDYLFIREHIYKTLKEIIHAYMNGTQFHIKMEKDFLISAGDLSTQLTWMDAKASGLAVTPRHGKAVEINALWYNALKVISALADRFGEDGACYNKIAEKVKANFEKSFWNEEGQCLYDVIGKDFKDSRVRPNQILAVSITNAVIEGEKAEKIVRRVLKELYTDFGIRSLSPKEDGYKGTYTGDQYNRDSAYHQGTSWAWLSGHFITAFVKVYGKRGLPAEKVRMFIEPFKDHMKDGCIGTISEIFDGDRPYFPRGCIAQAWSVGEVFRAYVEDILEGV
- the rapZ gene encoding RNase adapter RapZ, yielding MEFLVITGISGAGKSLVAKYMEDLGYFCVDNLPPALIPKFAEIVSRSGGKINKIALVIDVRGRELLNDFFPSLEALKDLGFNYKILFLEASNNVLVKRYKETRRSHPLAHSGRVIDGINEERQILQEIKKSADHVIDTSNLSPAQLKEEINNIFLKGKEFKGMIISIISFGFKYGIPIDCDLVFDVRFISNPYYIPSMRKLTGKNEAVKDYVLNNELTVVFFEKLIDLLDFLIPNYIKEGKSQLVIGIGCTGGRHRSVAIGELLYQTLSDKQYSVIIDHRDIERDKGKK
- the murB gene encoding UDP-N-acetylmuramate dehydrogenase, whose protein sequence is MADKNFVRIIEGIVGKDNIKINEPMKNHTSFKVGGPADILVTPENISMLDKVLNLCKKEGVPYFIMGNGTNLVVRDKGIRGVVIKTGEKLNKYSIHDNVIEAEAGILLSELSLIALENALSGLEFASGIPGTLGGAVTMNAGAYGGEMKDVVIKTQYISPDGKIKTLEGEQHRFGYRTSFIQKDGGIVLKSWLKLYKDDKAKIREQIECLTAKRKKTQPLDMPSAGSIFKRPQGYYTAPLIEECGLKGYSIGGAQVSMKHCGFIVNTGGATAQDVISVIKYIQNTIKNKYGLELETEVKIVGEE
- a CDS encoding HPr kinase/phosphorylase; this encodes MREEYSVTLKEVIDDFQLETINGHSIIDDIVITTSDINRPGLQLTGYMENFGNDRIQIVGMVETSFLKTMLPEERYKRLDAYFKLGFPCLVVTRGLEIFDEMLQVSSKYQIPILRTKDITSNFVSGLIKYLNVQLAPRIIKHGVMVEVYGEGILILGESGVGKSETAMELVKRGHRLIADDVVEIRRVSNTTLLGTAPDIIRHFVEIRGIGILDVKNLYGMGAVKVQETVNLVIHLELWDKNKSYDRLGLEEDYTDILGIMVPSLTIPVRPGRNLAIIVELAAMNNRQKSMGYNAAKVLNERINARMMREINRRKNDA
- the gltA gene encoding NADPH-dependent glutamate synthase, which encodes MPNMSLKKVKMPEQDPYIRNKNFLEVALGYTEEMAIEEAQRCLNCKHRPCMEGCPVNVKIPEFISLVAERKFEEAYQKIRETNSLPAICGRVCPQETQCEKYCIRGKKGEPVAIGRLERFVADWHMSNGKTEEIKIEKKDKKVAVIGSGPAGLTCAGDLAKMGYDVTIFEAFHTPGGVLVYGIPEFRLPKALVQKEIDTIKQLGIEIKTNMVIGKVLTLDELKNEGYEAVFIGTGAGLPSFMGIPGENLNGVYSANEFLTRINLMKAYKFPECDTPVKVGKNVAVVGGGNVAMDAARSAKRLEAEKVYIVYRRSEAEMPARLEEVHHAREEGIIFKLLTNPTRIIGTEDGWVKGMECIEMELGEPDSSGRRRPVPKPGSEHIVDVDTVIIAIGQTPNPLIKSTTPGLDTHKWGGIIVDEETGATSLDGIYAGGDAVTGAATVILAMGAGKKAAAAIDEYLSRKGK